One genomic segment of Culturomica massiliensis includes these proteins:
- a CDS encoding 5'-methylthioadenosine/adenosylhomocysteine nucleosidase has product MKIGVIVAMSSEFELVSALLEAKTERVLSGIVFLEGHIGDKSIVLAKSGIGKVCAAVGALEMIRTFAPDCIINTGVAGGIDCSLHVMDIVVGEKIVYHDVWCGEGNEYGQIQGMPSWYLADPHLYRLAMQLKTDVRLVGGMICTGDRFITDREELEGIKVKFPAGLAVDMESASIAQVCYMYDVPFLSFRVISDTPGVKEHEEQYRNFWTMAPRESFQVFRQLLLKI; this is encoded by the coding sequence ATGAAAATAGGCGTTATTGTGGCAATGAGTTCTGAGTTTGAACTGGTCAGTGCTCTGTTGGAGGCTAAAACAGAACGGGTTCTCAGCGGGATTGTTTTTCTGGAAGGACATATCGGCGATAAGTCGATCGTTTTGGCAAAAAGCGGTATCGGTAAAGTATGTGCTGCTGTTGGGGCATTGGAAATGATTCGGACATTTGCTCCGGATTGCATTATCAATACCGGGGTTGCCGGAGGTATAGACTGTAGTTTGCATGTGATGGATATTGTTGTGGGAGAGAAAATCGTTTATCACGATGTGTGGTGCGGGGAAGGGAATGAGTACGGACAAATACAGGGGATGCCGTCTTGGTATCTGGCCGATCCGCATTTATACCGTTTGGCTATGCAACTTAAGACGGATGTCCGGCTGGTCGGGGGGATGATTTGTACAGGAGATCGTTTTATTACCGACCGGGAGGAGTTGGAGGGGATTAAGGTAAAATTTCCTGCGGGACTGGCTGTCGATATGGAGTCGGCTTCTATTGCTCAGGTGTGTTATATGTATGATGTGCCGTTTTTGAGTTTCCGGGTAATCAGCGATACTCCGGGGGTAAAGGAGCATGAGGAGCAATACCGTAATTTCTGGACGATGGCCCCCCGGGAGTCTTTTCAGGTGTTCCGGCAACTGCTATTGAAAATATAG
- a CDS encoding L,D-transpeptidase gives MIENELIKEEGTVRSGMSVKLKIIGFSWMSVLVLLILLLPLYIAPAFQEAGRDSLKSVTVDSALLNKSRVKKKMRQLKNNVALLDRKLDHYLPHAPYIIINTTRNRFYLYDRKGVLLREGFCSSGSYTKLVSENRTWVFKTPKGRMTVLSKTENPVWAKPDWAFIEEGLPVPKAGDPSRYERGVLGDYALRMADGYLLHGTLYQRFLGMPVTHGCVRFGDADLKVVYQTLPVGAYVYIY, from the coding sequence ATGATTGAAAATGAATTGATAAAGGAAGAGGGCACTGTTCGTTCAGGAATGTCTGTGAAACTGAAGATTATAGGTTTTTCCTGGATGTCGGTTCTGGTTCTGTTGATTCTTTTGCTACCGTTATATATTGCTCCTGCTTTTCAGGAGGCAGGAAGAGATTCGTTGAAATCGGTAACTGTTGATTCTGCTTTATTGAATAAGAGTCGTGTGAAGAAAAAAATGAGACAGTTGAAGAATAATGTGGCATTGCTTGACCGGAAATTGGATCATTATTTGCCTCACGCTCCTTATATTATAATTAATACGACACGTAACCGGTTTTATTTATATGACCGCAAAGGAGTGCTTTTACGGGAAGGGTTTTGTTCTTCGGGAAGCTATACGAAGTTAGTGAGTGAAAACCGGACCTGGGTATTCAAAACGCCGAAAGGCCGGATGACCGTATTGTCGAAAACAGAAAACCCGGTATGGGCAAAGCCGGATTGGGCTTTTATCGAGGAAGGGCTGCCTGTGCCGAAAGCGGGAGATCCCTCCCGGTATGAACGGGGGGTACTGGGAGATTATGCCTTGCGGATGGCAGACGGCTATTTGTTGCACGGGACTTTGTACCAGCGGTTTCTGGGGATGCCTGTAACTCACGGCTGTGTCCGCTTTGGGGATGCCGATCTGAAAGTCGTGTATCAGACTTTACCTGTAGGTGCTTATGTATATATTTATTGA
- the ubiE gene encoding bifunctional demethylmenaquinone methyltransferase/2-methoxy-6-polyprenyl-1,4-benzoquinol methylase UbiE, whose amino-acid sequence MAKKEAVQGIFNDIAPSYDRLNHFLSLNIDKKWRRKAIRCLQGNDKGKLLDVACGTGDFSIAASQAGVSRIIGIDISEKMLEIGRKKVEAAGLAAKIDLRYGDSERMEFADETFDAVTVAFGVRNFEHLEIGLKEMYRVLKQEGKVVILEFSMPRYFPMRQLYRFYFRHILPLVGGWISGNKGAYVYLPESVSRFPQGNDFLQILSVCGFKRTFQKRLTFGVASLYVGYK is encoded by the coding sequence ATGGCGAAAAAAGAGGCTGTGCAGGGGATTTTTAACGATATAGCACCGAGTTATGATCGTTTAAATCATTTTTTGTCCTTGAATATCGATAAAAAGTGGAGGCGTAAAGCCATCCGGTGTTTACAGGGAAACGATAAAGGTAAATTATTGGATGTCGCTTGTGGTACGGGAGACTTTTCGATAGCAGCTTCGCAGGCCGGAGTTTCCCGGATCATCGGTATCGATATTTCGGAAAAAATGCTGGAAATCGGTCGGAAGAAAGTAGAGGCTGCCGGTTTAGCTGCAAAAATCGATTTGCGATATGGGGATAGCGAGCGGATGGAGTTTGCCGATGAGACTTTTGATGCGGTGACGGTGGCATTCGGGGTACGTAATTTTGAACATCTGGAAATCGGTTTAAAAGAAATGTACCGGGTGTTGAAGCAGGAAGGAAAAGTTGTTATTCTGGAATTTTCCATGCCCCGGTATTTTCCGATGCGTCAGTTGTACCGTTTTTATTTTAGGCATATTTTGCCGCTAGTCGGAGGTTGGATATCCGGTAATAAGGGGGCTTATGTCTATTTGCCGGAGTCGGTATCCCGTTTTCCGCAGGGTAATGATTTTTTACAGATATTGTCTGTTTGCGGTTTTAAAAGAACTTTTCAGAAGAGATTGACTTTTGGTGTTGCCAGTCTTTATGTCGGGTATAAATAG
- a CDS encoding AAA family ATPase — protein MMNTVDIKALNDRIQQESAFVDMINMEMNKVIVGQKHLVEGLLIGLLSDGHILLEGVPGLAKTLAINTLATTIDAKFSRIQFTPDLLPADVVGTMIYSQKREEFVVKHGPIFANFILADEINRAPAKVQSALLEAMQERQVTIGDMTYRLQEPFLVMATQNPIEQEGTYPLPEAQVDRFMLKVVIDYPKKEEEKLIVQQNLDKAFPKASTILKPADIIKAREVVKEVYMDEKIEKYIIDIVFATRYPGENGLEKFTNMISYGGSPRASISLAKAAKAFAFIKRRGYVIPEDVRAVCPDVLRHRIGLTYEAEANNITSEDIVNEVLNAVEVP, from the coding sequence ATGATGAATACTGTTGATATTAAAGCGTTGAATGATCGCATTCAGCAGGAAAGTGCTTTTGTCGATATGATAAACATGGAGATGAACAAAGTAATTGTTGGACAGAAGCATTTGGTGGAGGGGTTGTTAATAGGCTTGTTGTCTGACGGGCACATTTTACTGGAAGGTGTCCCCGGATTGGCAAAAACATTGGCAATTAATACGTTGGCTACAACAATCGATGCAAAATTCAGTCGTATACAGTTTACGCCTGACCTTTTACCTGCGGATGTGGTCGGTACAATGATTTATTCACAGAAAAGAGAGGAGTTTGTGGTGAAACACGGACCTATTTTTGCAAATTTCATTTTAGCCGATGAAATTAACCGGGCTCCGGCGAAAGTGCAGTCGGCATTGCTTGAAGCTATGCAGGAGCGTCAGGTGACGATCGGAGATATGACTTATCGTTTGCAGGAACCTTTCCTGGTTATGGCGACACAGAATCCGATCGAACAGGAGGGTACCTATCCGTTGCCGGAAGCGCAGGTCGACCGTTTTATGCTGAAAGTGGTTATTGATTATCCGAAAAAAGAAGAGGAAAAATTAATTGTCCAGCAAAATCTGGACAAAGCTTTCCCTAAAGCTTCAACGATTTTGAAACCGGCAGATATCATAAAGGCGCGTGAAGTGGTGAAGGAGGTATATATGGATGAAAAAATCGAGAAATATATTATCGATATTGTTTTTGCAACACGTTATCCGGGAGAGAACGGTTTGGAGAAATTTACCAATATGATTTCTTACGGTGGTTCTCCGCGTGCCAGTATCAGTTTAGCCAAAGCAGCTAAGGCTTTTGCTTTTATCAAACGAAGGGGATATGTGATTCCGGAGGATGTAAGGGCCGTATGTCCGGATGTATTGCGTCACCGTATCGGATTGACATATGAGGCTGAGGCCAATAATATCACCAGCGAAGACATCGTCAATGAAGTGCTGAATGCCGTTGAGGTGCCTTAA
- a CDS encoding DUF58 domain-containing protein → METSELLKRVRKIEIKTRGLSSNIFAGEYHSAFKGRGMTFSEVREYQYGDDIRNIDWNVTARHNHPYVKVYEEERELTVMLMIDVSGSRNFGTVSRLKKNQITEIAAVIAFSAIQNNDKIGVIFFSDRIEKFIPPKKGRTHILHIIRELIDFYPEDKQTNIAAALEYLTNSLKKRCTCFVLSDFIDEHDFEHALSIANRKHDVVALRVYDRREDELPPVGLMYLTDAETGERMWVDTSDKRLRDYYKKYAFEQEQKLKNSFKRAGVDVANIRSDEDYVRALIALFKKRA, encoded by the coding sequence ATGGAAACATCTGAATTATTAAAACGGGTAAGGAAAATCGAGATAAAAACCCGGGGCTTGTCCAGTAATATCTTTGCGGGAGAATACCATTCAGCTTTTAAGGGCCGGGGTATGACTTTCAGCGAAGTACGGGAGTATCAATACGGTGACGATATCCGGAATATCGATTGGAATGTGACGGCACGCCATAATCATCCTTATGTTAAAGTATATGAGGAGGAACGGGAATTGACCGTTATGTTGATGATCGATGTGAGCGGATCCCGCAATTTCGGCACGGTTTCCAGGCTGAAGAAAAATCAGATTACGGAAATTGCTGCTGTGATTGCTTTTTCTGCCATACAAAACAATGATAAGATTGGGGTGATATTCTTTTCCGACCGGATCGAGAAATTTATACCTCCTAAAAAAGGGCGGACTCATATTTTGCACATTATCCGAGAGCTGATTGATTTTTATCCGGAGGATAAGCAGACGAATATAGCTGCTGCGCTGGAGTATCTGACCAATTCTCTGAAAAAGCGTTGTACCTGCTTTGTACTTTCTGATTTTATTGATGAGCATGATTTCGAACATGCTCTTTCGATTGCGAACCGTAAGCATGATGTTGTCGCTTTACGGGTGTACGATAGACGGGAAGACGAATTGCCGCCGGTAGGCCTGATGTATCTGACGGATGCGGAGACCGGGGAACGGATGTGGGTGGATACGTCGGATAAACGCTTGAGGGATTATTATAAAAAATATGCTTTCGAACAGGAGCAGAAACTGAAAAATTCATTTAAGCGGGCCGGTGTTGATGTTGCCAATATCCGTTCGGATGAGGATTATGTAAGGGCTCTGATCGCTTTGTTTAAGAAGAGAGCATAA
- a CDS encoding DUF3276 family protein, translating into MERYGNDDFTETGGDREEVYSKVVKAGKRTYFMDVRATRNNDYYLTITESKKSYDELGNVSFSKHKLFLYKEDFEKFKEGLEEAIVVVKNALEGKLPE; encoded by the coding sequence ATGGAAAGATACGGAAATGATGATTTTACCGAAACCGGCGGGGATCGGGAAGAAGTGTATTCAAAAGTGGTGAAAGCGGGGAAAAGGACTTACTTTATGGATGTCAGAGCAACCCGTAATAACGATTATTATTTGACGATTACAGAGAGCAAAAAGAGTTATGATGAATTGGGAAATGTAAGTTTCTCCAAGCATAAGCTTTTTTTGTATAAAGAAGACTTTGAAAAATTTAAGGAAGGTTTGGAAGAAGCCATTGTAGTTGTCAAGAACGCTTTAGAAGGAAAATTGCCGGAATAA
- a CDS encoding S-ribosylhomocysteine lyase: MNKIPSFSINHEALLRGIYVSRKDYIGDEVVTTFDIRMKEPNREPALGAGALHTIEHLAATFLRNHKEWGDKVVYWGPMGCATGNYLLMKGDLQPQDIEGVMLETFRFVRDFEGEVPGAAPRDCGNYLLHDLPMARYESARYVSEVLEVMTDKNRVYPE; this comes from the coding sequence ATGAATAAGATACCTAGTTTTAGCATCAATCATGAAGCTTTATTGAGAGGCATATATGTATCCCGTAAGGATTATATCGGAGATGAGGTGGTTACGACTTTCGACATCCGGATGAAAGAACCGAATCGTGAACCTGCTCTTGGCGCAGGGGCTCTTCATACGATTGAGCATTTGGCTGCTACGTTTTTACGTAATCATAAAGAATGGGGAGACAAGGTTGTCTATTGGGGACCGATGGGATGTGCTACCGGAAATTACCTGTTGATGAAGGGAGACCTGCAACCTCAGGATATTGAGGGCGTGATGTTGGAAACTTTCCGGTTTGTCCGGGATTTTGAAGGAGAAGTACCGGGTGCTGCTCCCCGGGATTGCGGTAATTATTTGTTGCACGATCTGCCTATGGCCCGTTATGAGTCTGCCCGCTATGTAAGTGAGGTGTTGGAAGTTATGACGGATAAAAACCGGGTTTATCCGGAATAA
- a CDS encoding L,D-transpeptidase family protein, whose amino-acid sequence MESKRFIKRWGIVMVLLVAGCILVSVCMVEKPPVKEMEEVRGLLSKARELEAAFYCPQVYEEACKLYESAMTVWKGENEKWMVLRSYKEVDTLVVRACSKANAAIRKAEAGRKNLKAVLREKIDGLRFEMKEFEALFAVLPLETETRKQHARGKMLLNAAEMAFEKGDYAGGREKGEEAVHLIQSAYCVARKKLVNYFEKLPVWRKEAGNAVEYSRKNKAFVILVEKLPAYCHLYYKGEKKYSFKAEFGRNWLGDKQQEGDYATPEGNYRVVRKMQGRMTHYYKALLLDYPNAQDRLEFRRKKEEGVLPQKARIGGLIEIHGKGGRHAYWTEGCVALEDKDMDVLYEKVRQGVPVVIVGSTKTLDEALKNYSL is encoded by the coding sequence GTGGAGAGCAAGCGTTTTATAAAAAGGTGGGGAATTGTGATGGTACTGCTCGTTGCAGGATGTATTCTTGTGTCTGTATGTATGGTAGAAAAGCCTCCGGTGAAGGAAATGGAGGAGGTGAGAGGCTTACTTTCAAAAGCCCGTGAATTGGAGGCTGCTTTTTATTGTCCGCAGGTATATGAGGAGGCTTGCAAATTATATGAATCGGCGATGACGGTCTGGAAGGGGGAGAATGAAAAATGGATGGTACTGCGAAGTTATAAGGAGGTCGATACTTTGGTTGTCCGGGCTTGCAGTAAGGCGAATGCTGCCATTCGGAAAGCGGAAGCAGGCCGGAAGAACTTAAAAGCGGTGTTACGGGAAAAGATCGACGGGCTCCGTTTCGAAATGAAGGAGTTTGAAGCTTTGTTTGCCGTACTGCCTTTGGAAACGGAGACCAGAAAGCAGCATGCCCGAGGGAAGATGTTGCTGAATGCTGCTGAGATGGCTTTTGAAAAAGGAGATTATGCCGGAGGCAGGGAAAAGGGAGAAGAAGCTGTGCATCTGATTCAAAGTGCTTATTGCGTTGCCCGTAAGAAGTTGGTGAATTATTTTGAAAAGTTACCCGTTTGGCGTAAAGAGGCCGGAAACGCTGTTGAATATTCCCGGAAAAATAAGGCGTTTGTCATTCTGGTAGAAAAACTTCCCGCTTATTGTCATTTGTATTATAAAGGAGAAAAAAAATATTCTTTTAAAGCAGAATTCGGAAGGAATTGGTTGGGAGATAAGCAGCAAGAGGGGGATTATGCGACACCGGAAGGGAATTACCGGGTTGTGAGAAAAATGCAGGGCCGGATGACTCATTATTATAAAGCTTTATTGCTGGACTATCCGAATGCACAGGATCGTTTGGAATTCCGGCGTAAGAAAGAAGAGGGTGTCTTACCACAGAAAGCCCGTATCGGAGGTCTGATCGAAATTCATGGGAAGGGGGGACGGCATGCCTATTGGACAGAAGGATGTGTTGCTTTGGAAGATAAAGATATGGATGTATTGTATGAAAAAGTACGGCAAGGAGTTCCGGTAGTTATTGTCGGAAGTACGAAAACCTTGGATGAGGCTCTTAAAAATTATAGTTTATGA
- a CDS encoding MBL fold metallo-hydrolase, with amino-acid sequence MEVKIFVNNPFQENTILLYDETGEAVVIDCGCFDDEEREEFRNFVRGKGLKLVGLLDTHLHIDHILGNNFIKDAYGIDPQASEEDDFLNRGAISYAGMLGITGITQPPAIGTYLKEGDVIKFGNSELKVIAVPGHSPGGLCFYSESNKLLISGDALFAGSIGRTDLPGGDSKLLLKSIQTKLFVLDDDVRVIPGHGPLTTIGAEKRYNPFF; translated from the coding sequence ATGGAAGTAAAGATTTTTGTGAACAATCCTTTTCAGGAGAATACAATTTTATTGTATGATGAAACGGGAGAAGCGGTTGTGATTGATTGTGGTTGTTTTGATGACGAAGAGCGTGAGGAGTTCAGAAATTTTGTAAGGGGTAAGGGATTGAAGCTGGTCGGTTTATTGGACACTCATCTGCATATTGATCATATTCTCGGAAATAATTTCATTAAAGATGCTTATGGGATAGATCCGCAGGCCAGTGAGGAGGATGATTTTCTGAACCGGGGTGCGATAAGTTATGCTGGTATGCTGGGGATTACCGGTATCACACAACCTCCTGCTATCGGAACTTATCTGAAAGAGGGGGATGTGATCAAGTTCGGTAATTCGGAGTTGAAGGTGATAGCTGTACCCGGACATTCTCCCGGGGGACTTTGTTTCTATAGCGAAAGCAATAAATTATTGATCAGTGGAGATGCCTTGTTTGCGGGAAGTATCGGGAGAACCGATTTGCCGGGAGGAGATTCGAAGCTTTTGCTGAAGTCGATACAGACAAAATTGTTTGTATTGGACGATGATGTGAGGGTTATTCCGGGGCATGGCCCATTGACGACTATCGGAGCGGAAAAAAGATATAATCCTTTCTTTTAA